In the genome of Planococcus donghaensis, the window CAGCAGAGCAATATGCACTGGATACTGGAAATGATCCAGCTGAATTTACAGCTAAAAACATCGAAACGTTCAAGCGTCAAATTCAAGAGCTTGGATTTTCATATGACTGGGACCGTGAAATTAGCACAACAGATCCGTCTTATTACAAATGGACACAATGGATTTTTATCCAATTGTATAAAAAAGGGCTGGCTTATGTTGACGAAGTAGCGGTTAACTGGTGTCCGGCACTTGGAACAGTTCTTGCAAACGAAGAAGTCATCGATGGCAAATCAGAACGCGGTGGGCATCCGGTTGAGCGTCGTCCAATGCGCCAATGGGTATTGCGCATCACAAATTATGCAGACCGTTTGCTTGAAGATTTAGATGAGTTGGATTGGCCAGAAAGTTTGAAAGACATGCAGCGCAACTGGATCGGCAAATCAGAAGGCGCTGAATTGGAATTCCAAGTAGCAGATACAGAACATTCTTTCCGCGCGTTTACAACACGTCCAGATACAATTTTCGGCGCAACTTATGCGGTGCTTGCGCCAGAACATAAATTAGTAGCTGCAATTACAACTGCAGAACAACAACAAGCTGTTGAACAATACATTGACGATGTGAAAACGAAAAGTGATTTGGAACGCACAGATTTGGCGAAAGACAAATCAGGTGTTTTCACAGGCGCTTATGCAGTAAATCCGGCAAGTGGCGAAAAAATGCCAGTTTGGATTGCTGATTATGTATTGGCAACTTACGGTACCGGTGCAATCATGGCCGTTCCAGCACATGATGAACGTGACTATGAATTTGCGAAACAATTTGATTTGCCAATCGTCGAAGTGGTATCAGGCGGCAATATTGAAGAAGAAGCTTATGCAGGCGACGGAGAATTGATCAATTCCGACTTCCTTAACGGATTGAACAAAAAAGAAGCAATTGAAAAAGCGATTGATTGGCTAGTTGATCAAAAAGTGGGCGAAAAGAAAATTACGTACCGCTTGCGCGATTGGTTGTTTAGCCGTCAGCGTTATTGGGGCGAGCCAATTCCAATCATTCATTGGGAAGATGGCACAATGACGCCTGTGGAAGAAAAAGACTTGCCACTTATGTTGCCAGTAACAACAGATATTAAGCCAAGTGGAACAGGAGAGTCACCTCTTGCTAATATTACCGATTGGGTAAATGTTGTTCATCCTGAAACCGGAATGAAAGGGCGTCGCGAAACCAACACGATGCCACAATGGGCTGGAAGCTGCTGGTATTACTTGCGCTTTATCGACCCAACCAATGAGGAAATGTTGGCTGACCCAGAACTATTGAAACGCTGGTTGCCGGTTGATGTGTATATTGGCGGAGCAGAGCACGCTGTACTTCACTTGCTATATGCGCGCTTCTGGCATAAAGTGCTTTACGACATCGGTGTGGTTTCAACAAAAGAACCTTTCCAAAAGCTATTTAACCAAGGCATGATTTTGGGCGAAGGAAACGAGAAAATGTCGAAATCAAAAGGCAATGTCGTTAACCCTGACCAAATTATCGAAAGCCACGGTGCAGACACATTGCGCATGTACGAAATGTTTATGGGTCCACTTGAAGCATCGATCGCTTGGTCAACAAATGGCCTAGATGGTTCTCGACGATTCCTAGACCGCATTTGGCGTTTGTTGATGGACGAAGAGCAATTGAGTGCAAAAATTACGGATTCAAACGATGGTAAACTGGAAAAAGTCTATCACCAGACCGTTAAAAAAGTAACAGACGACTTTGAAGGATTGCGTTTTAACACAGCGATTTCACAAATGATGGTCTTTATTAACGAAGGTTATAAAGTCGACTCCATTCCAAAAGAATACGTAGAAGGTTTTGTGAAACTGTTATCTCCAATCGCACCTCACGTAGCAGAAGAGCTATGGGAGAAATTGGGTCATGAAGGATCGGTAACTTACGAAAACTGGCCACAATACGACGAGTCGAAAATGATTGATGATGTAATCCAAGTAGTCGTACAAGTAAACGGCAAAGTAAAAACAAAGCTAGCGATTGCTAAAGACAGCACAAAAGAAGAACTAGAAGCAGCAGCGCTTGCGGATGACAATGTTCAAAAGGCAACTGATGGCAAAGAAATTCGCAAAGTAATTGTTATTCCAGGGAAATTGGTTAACATCGTAGTAGGTTAAAAAAAGTAGACATAAAAATGCAAAACCTTCCGGGAGCATTTTGAAAGAAGAATTATAAAAAGAGGCAGACTGGAAAATTTCCAGTCTGCCTCTTTTTTGTATGTTTGATAGATTAATATCTCATTTGAGTCACTTCGGCCGCTTTGGGCATGGCTTTTACAAGAAGCCAGGCAAAGAACGCCAGTAGCTATTAAGCTTTGCTCTCTACTCTGTGTTCTTTCGCGAATCGAGCGGCGCTTTGGCCGGCTACGTTGCCTGTGACTAATGCAGACGTAATATTGTAACCGCCAGTATATCCGTGGATGTCTAAAATTTCACCACAGAAATACAATCCGGGTTTCTTTTTAGAAGCCATCGTTTTAGGTTCGATTTCTTTGATCGATACACCGCCACCTGTTACAAATGCTTTTTCGATTGGTTGTGTACCGTTAACGAACATTGTAAAGGCTGTCAGTTGCTTTGCGAACGCCCGAACTTTGTCACTTGCCAATTCCGCGCCAGTTAGTTGTGGGTCAATCTCAGCACGTCCTAGTAAGAATAACAGCCAACGTTCTTGAGCAAGGCTCTTCCAAACGTTTTTAACGGATTTTTTTGGTTCGTCTTTCATCATTTTCACAAGCAATTGAAAAGCAGATTCTGCATTTTCATCTGGCAGTGAATTGATGCGCATTTCGACTGGTTGGCCGCCGTTTTTCTTCATTTCTTTCACGACGTATTGGCTACAGCGTAAAACTGCAGGACCACTCAACCCAAAATGGGTAAACAGCATATCCATTTGATGTGTGACAAGCACTTTGCCTTTTTTGTTTAATACAGTGACAGCTGCATCACGTAAAGCCAAACCTTGAAGTTCGCGACTTACGATAAATGGTTCTTTCGATAATAATGGAACTTCCGTTGGATAAAGATCGGTCACCAAATGACCTGCTTTTTCTGCCCATGGGTAGCCGTCTCCAGTAGAGCCTGTTTGTGGGACTGCTTTGCCTCCAACAGCGACGACGATTGCTTTCGCTGTATACTCTTCTCCGGTATGAAGGCGAACGCCGGTCACTTTTTCATCAGTCATTAATAATTTTTTAACAGGTGAATCGAGCATCACCGTTACATTTAACCGGTCCATTTCTTTGAACATGGCATCCGCCACATCTTGTGCACGGTTAGATACGGGGAACATGCGCCCATGATCTTCTTCTTTTAACGCAACACCAAGTCCTTCGAAGAAAGAAATAATGTCTTCATTATTAAATACAGAAAAAGGACTGTGAAGAAAACGTCCGTTTCCTGGAATATGTTTCACAATTTCGTCTAGTGGCAAGCGATTGGTCACGTTGCAGCGGCCACCACCGGAAATGATTAATTTTTTTCCTAATTTCTTTCCTTTTTCAATCAGTAATACTTTTTGATTATTTGAAGCTGCGGCAATTGATGCCATTAAGCCGGAGGGACCTCCGCCAATGATTATAACGTCATACATATATTAAGAACTCGCTTTCGTTTTCTTTTTAGTATACACGATGCAGCGAAACACGTTGAGTAATTTCATCTATAGGTGTAAACTATCGTGTAGATTGCTTTTATTATGAACAAGTCAGGAAGTGTAAAATGTCGTCATTAGTTAAAGGTACAGCCATCTTAACATTAGGTTTATTTTTGTCAAAAATATTGGGAGTTATTTATATTATTCCGTTTTATAGCATGGTAGGAGAAGACAATATCGGGCTTTATCAATATGCATATATCCCGTATAACTTGATGCTGGCGCTAGCTATTTCAGGTGCCCCAATCGCATTCTCGAAATTTACCGCTAAATACAATTCCCTCGGTGATTATGAAACAGGTAGGAGATTATTAAAGTCAGGTCTTCTGACGATGATGATTACCGGTTTTGTTTCGTTTCTTTTGCTTTATATCTTCGCAGAGCCACTAGCGCGTATTACTATCTCTGAAGATGAACGAATTTATTCGGTTGGTGACGTAACTGAAGCGATTCGTTGGGTCAGTTTTGCATTGATCGTCGTACCATTTATGAGTCTTTGGAGAGGATTTTTCCAAGGCTATAACTACATGATGCCAACGGCTGTTTCCCAATTAATCGAGCAAATTGTTCGCATTATTTTCCTATTAGGTGGCGCATTTGCGGTTCTTTACATTTTTGATGGTACGCCAAAAACAGCGATTCAGTTTGCGGTATTATCTGCAGCTGTCGGAGCGCTAGGTGGGATTGTGACGTTGGGTTATTTCTGGAAAAAGAAAAAGCCCGAATACAATCAACTGCTAGCGAATTCAGTTGAATCCTATGACGTTAAATTGCGTGATATGTACAAAGAGATTGTCTTTTATGCCATACCGGTCATTTTCCTTGGCATTGCCAATCCCTTGTTTCAGTTTGTTGACTTAATGACATTTAACCGGGCGATGAGCTCTGGTGGAAATTTCTCAGAAATCGACCTTTTAGGTATTTTAAATTTAACTGCACATAAACTTGTCATGATACCTGTTATGCTTGCTACTGGGTTTTCCATGGCATTAATTCCATTAATCACCAAACATTTTACACGCAAAGAATATTTGCAAGTATCTCGAACATTAGATCAATCCATCCAGTTGTTATTATTCTTAACATTGCCTGCGGTAATTGGAATGACCATGCTATCTGATGAGTTGTATCATGTCTTCTACGAAGTAAGTGATATTGGATCTGAGATTTTGGCGCATTATTTGCCAGTGGCAATTTTGTTTTCGGCTTTCCCAGTCACAGCTTCTATTTTACAAGGTATCAACAAACAAAAATGGATCATCATCAACTTGTCTACAGGTCTATTATTAAAAGCTCTTTTAAATACACCGTTGATCGAACGTTTTGAAACAGACGGGGCGATAGCAGCAACGATTATTGGTTATATGGCAGCGATTGGGATGAACATGCTCGTAATTGTTAAAACAATGAACTATCATTCGCAAATGGTTACAAGACGCGTAATGTTAATTGTTATTTTGAACTTGATCATGGCAGGTGCGGTTTACGTATCGATGTCAGGAATCGACTTAGTTATCGGTATGGACAATAAATTCCTATCTATGATTCGCATCATTTTAATCGGTGGTGTAGGGGCAGCTGTTTATGGCTACCTCGGCTTGAAAACGGGCTTAGCGCAAAAGTTAATGGGCTCAAAAATAACCAAAATCTCTCGGAAATTAGGCTTTTAGGAGTGACACAATGCGTTTAGATAAATACCTTTCGAATATGGGCCATGGCTCTAGAAAAGAAGTGAAAGTCCTATTAAAGTCAAAAGCTGTAGAAGTTAACGGTGAAATCGTTCGAGACCCAAAAGTTCATGTCAATGAACATGCGGATCTTGTGTCGGTCGGAGGAGAAGCTGTTACCTACACAGAGTTTATTTATTTGCTTATGAATAAACCTCAAGGTGTGATTTCGGCAACGGAAGATAAGTACGATAAAACGGTCATCGATTTGCTGGGGGAAGATGAGCAACATTTCGAGCCGTTTCCGGTAGGGCGATTAGATAAAGACACAGAAGGGTTTTTGTTACTAACAAATGACGGCAAGCTAGCACATGAATTGCTGTCGCCTAAAAAGCATGTGGATAAAACATATTTTGCACATGTTGAAGGAGTCGTAACGGAAGAAGATGCAGAAGCATTTAAAAAAGGTGTGGTGCTTGATGATGGCTATGAGACAAAGCCTGCGAGTTTAAGTATCTTGGAAAGCGCTGCAGTATCTAAAATTGAATTAACGATTACGGAAGGCAAATTTCATCAAGTTAAACGAATGTTCGAAAGTGTCGGCAAACGCGTGGTTTACTTGAAACGTTTGTCGATGGGACCATTAAGTCTTGATCCCGAATTAGAACTTGGTGAATATCGTCACTTAACAGAGGAAGAAGTAGCTAGCTTGAAAGATAGAAAATAATGTAACGAAAGGCTGTAGATAAACTCGAGTTGTTCGAGTTGTCTACAGTTTTTCATTGGAATAAGTCGCTTCGCAGGTGGAAAAAGGAAAATATTTCAATAAACTAAAACAAAGAAAATGACCGCAATTATGCGGTCATTTTCTTTGTTTAGGAAATCTGTTAGGACGTCATTTTCACTTTACGGTGCGTCGTTGTCCATTTGCCTCGAGTTGGGCTGGTCACCAAGTCGTTAAAGGCTAACACATTCAAATCTCTTTGAATGGTGCGAGGAGTGATGCCGAATTCGTCGACAAGATCTTGCGTCGTTACAGTCCCATTCTCGAGAATGTACTTATACATATCTTTAATTCGAATGAGCATTCGATCGGTTGTGGGTTTCATACTAGAACCACTCCTTCATCTTTTTTCCCATTGGCAAAGACTAGCGGACGATGTGCTGAGGTTATACAGCAAGTATAATTGATGCCAAAGACAGCCCCTTTTCCTAAAAAATATGTCAATCTTACTAATCTGACAATTTGATTATAACGGAAAAACATCTCGAATTCTAGGATTTTAGCTGAATTTACAAAAAATTAACGCTTAAAAGACAGAATTTTTTATGTGAATTAACGACAAATTCTTTAATTTCCTGAAAAAAGGTGTACAATAGCCATAACAAAAAGGAGTGTGAAACATGGATTGGCAGTTAGAAGCTACACAACGCAAAGAAAAAATACTGAGCGAATTGCAAGAGTTACTAGCGATTCCCAGTGTATTAAGCAATGAAACCACGCCAACAGCTCCTTTTGGAAAAGAAGTTAAACAGGCATTGGATTGGTTTCTAGAAAAAGGTAGAGCAGAAGGATATACGGTGAAAAATGTTGGGAATGTTGCAGGGCATCTTGAAATTGGTCAAGGTGAGGAATTGCTGGGAATTCTAGGACATGTTGATGTGGTGCCAGTAGGTGAAGGTTGGACAAAAGCTCCATTTGGTGGAGAAATTCACAATGGACGACTTTACGGTCGTGGCGCCATCGATGACAAAGGACCAACAATTGCCGCATGGGCTGCTTTGAACATTTTAAAGGATGCGGGTGTTGAATTTACAAAGCGTGTGCGTTTAATCATCGGTACAGATGAAGAAAGTGAATTCCGTTGCATGGAACGCTATTTTCAAACAGAAGAAATGCCAGCAATAGCCTTTACGCCAGATGCTGATTTCCCAATCATCAATGCAGAAAAAGGAATCGCGTCACTGGTTTTCTCGACATTTTCTATGCACGAAGATGCGATTTTGGAATCGTTTATCGCTGGACATCGAACCAATATGGTGCCTGACACAGCAACGGCGATTTTAAATGGGCAGTTAGCGGAATGGCAAGAAGATTTTCGAGCGTTTTGCAAAAAGCATGACGTAACAGGTAAAGTTGAACAGCATAACGGTTCGACAGAATTAACCTTAAACGGAAAATCAGCACACGCGATGGAACCAGAAGATGGCATTAATGCCGGTGTGTTACTAGCTGTATTTTTGAAAGACCGTTTAGAAGGCGATGGTCAAAAGTTTGTTGAGTTTGTCGCAGATACGTTTTATAAAGATTCGCGTGGACGTAAGCTTGGATTAGATTACACAGATGAACAATCTGGAGATACCACATTTAACGCCGGAATTATTCGGTTTGAAAAAAAGAAAACTGCTATGATTACCGTGAGCATGCGTTACTCGATTAGCTATCCATTCAAAGAAAAAATCGATGCTTATCAGTTGAAGGATTTTGTACTGGACATTGCGTCCAATTCTCCTCCTCATTATGTGGATGAAAACGATCCGTTCATCAAAACGCTGCAAAGCGCATATGAAAAACAAACGGGTGAAAAAGCTAATTTAATCGCCATTGGCGGAGGCACTTATGCCCGCGTACTAGACAAAGGTGTGGCTTTTGGGATGCTGTTTCCTGGCGAACCCGATGTTGCCCACCAGGCGGATGAATTTGTCGATATCGACAATTTAATAAAAGCGACTGCCATTTACGCAGAAGCCATTTATCAATTAGCTTGTAAAAAATGAGGAAAGAAGGAATGGATATGGATTTGATATTGCACAATGGAGAATTTATTCGTGAAGAAGATTTGGTGATTTCAAAAGAAGATCGTGGATACCAGTTTGGTGATGGAATTTATGAGGTAATTCGTGTATACGACGGCAATTTGTTTACGGCTAAAGAGCATATTGACCGGTTTTACGACAGTGCGGACAAAATCAAAATCGTCATTCCTTATACAAAAGACGTTTTCCATAAAATGATTTACGATTTTGTTGAAGTAAACAATATTGAAACGGGCCAAGTATATGTGCAAATCACACGTGGCGCTGCAGAACGTCAACATCAATTCCCGACACAAGCAACACCAGTGATTACCGGTAATACAAAATCAGTTGAACGTCCAGTGGCAAGCTTAAACTCAGGCGTTACCGCTAAATTTATCGAAGATATTCGTTGGTTGCGCTGTGATATTAAGAGCTTAAACTTGCTTGGTAATGTATTGGCGAAGCAAGAGGCATACGAAGAAGGATTTTTCGAAGCAATCTTGCACCGAGGCGAAACAGTAACAGAAGGTTGTTCATCGAATATGTACGGCATTAAAAATGGCATTCTTTATACACATCCTGCGAACAACCTTATTTTAAATGGAATTACAAGAAGAGTAATTCTTGAACTTTGTGAAGAATTAGAAATTCCAGTAGAAGAAAGACCATTTACCAAAACAGAAGCTCTTGAAATGGATGAATTCATCATGTCGTCAACGACTACGGAAGTAATGCCAGTTGTTGCAATTGGTGATCATAAAATCGGTCACGGTGTTCCGGGAGAATTAACGCGTAAATTACAGACGGCGTTTGAAGCACGCATACAAGTTGCTGTGAAATCGTAAAATAGAGATAAAAGTGATTGGCTCCGGCCAATCACTATTTTTTTGCGCTTATTAGCATGGTAAACTAAACTCAGGTGATGCTAAATGAAACCCCATTATTTTATTGGGATTAAAATACCAAAAGATATAGCCGGAACTTTGGCTACAGAACGAGAAGGTTGGCAATTGCAAAGTCACAAAAGGCAAACGCCGGCGCAAGATATGCATATTACCTTATTGTTTATCGGCAAAGACGTGCATAGTGAAATCGACCAAGTTGAAAAATTGCTGGGGACCATTAAGCAACAAGCTTTTACGGTAAGCATAAATGGCGTTAAAACTTTTGGGAATCCATCAACACCGCGTATTATTTATGCATCTCTTGAAACAAGTCGGGAGTTAAACGAGTTGCAACAACAAGTGCATAAATCCGTGGAACCGTTGCAAATCAAACCCGATCCAAAGAAATTTGTGCCACATATCACATTGGCTAGCAGATGGGCAGGGGGAGAACCAACTGAACGCCAATTTTCAATTGCCACTATGCGATTTGAAGTAACCGAGTTTTCGTTGTTCCGAATTGCACCAAAAGAAATGCCACGGTACCAAAAGATCGCAAATTATCCGTTAGAAAATGCATCTACTACATTTAAAGGCGAGTGTTTATGAAAACGGTATTTATTATTAACCCTACAGCTGGCAATGGCCGGGCGTTAAAACAATGGCTGCGCTTTGAAGAAACGCTCCACTTCCCCTACGAACACAGATTAACGGAGTTTCCAGGACATGCTACGGCAATAGCTGCCGCTTATAAAGATGAAGAGCAACAAGTTTTGTTAATCGGCTTTGGCGGGGATGGGACATTGCGTGAAATCGTAGTAGGAGCAGTGGGTGCGAAAAAGATAATTGTTGGATCTGTAGCGGCAGGCTCTGGCAATGATTTTGCAAGAGCTTACGGCACGTTCAAAGATGCGCGGGCAATTGAACAATTTCAAAAAACACCTTTTGTTAAACAGCAAGACCTTGGTGAATTTGCGAACGGACAACCCTTTCAATTTGTCAGCAGTTCGGGAATTGGTTTTGATGCAGAGATTACAATCGCTGTAAATCAGTCGTCTCTTAAGAAAAAACTAAATCAGTTTGGCCTTGGAAAAATCGCTTATTATCTGTATGTCATTAAGACTTTAGTGAAGTTTGAAACCTTTACATTGACGGTTCAAAGCGAGAGCAAAACCTTTGTTTATCAAGACGTTTGGTTAGCCACTGTTAGCAATCAACCATATTTCGGTGGAGGCATGAAAATCTCTCCTGCTTCCTACACAGATGATGGATTGCTCGAATTGACAGTCGTTCATCAAATATCCCGTTTGAAACTCTTGCTCGTTTTTGGTACGGTATTCAGCGGAGCACATACACGTTTCAAAGAGGTCAGCCAAATGAGCAGTCCGGAATTCCGGCTATCATCTGACAAATCGGTTTTTCGCCATGTAGATGGGGACGATGCCGGGATGAGCCCTCAAAATGAAATGGTTGTCTATGCAGTTAGTCCGCATAATTGGTCATCAATACATTAATGGAAAATAGAAAGAGGATGAAATATGAGATCACGTTTTAAACCATGGGCAGCAGATTTAATCGATTCACATCCGGAAGTTGTTATTCCGAACCCAGAAGAGAAAAAAGGGAAATGGCAAGAAGTGTTTGGTAACAAAAATCCGTTGCATATTGAAGCAGGGACAGGGAAAGGCCGCTTTATCACCGGAATGGCTAAAGCAAATCAAGACATTAATTACATCGGTATTGAATTATTCGACAGCGTGATTGTTACAGCTCTTGAGACAGTACTTGAAGAAGAGAACGGAATTCCGAACTTACGTCTTTTAAAAGTCAATGCGAAAAAAATCGCTGAGTATTTTGAAAAAGGAGAAGTAGACAGATTGTACTTAAACTTCTCAGATCCATGGCCAAAAACACGTCATGCGAAACGCCGTTTGACACATGAATCATTTTTGAAACTGTATCAAGCCGTTTTACCTGAAAAAGGTGAAATTCACTTTAAAACCGATAACCGCAAACTTTTTGAATATTCGCTTACGAGCATTTCTGAATATGGTATGTTATTAACAGATGTCTCCTTAGATCTTCACGATAACGAACCTGAATGGAACATCATGACCGAATATGAAGAAAAGTTTTCGAAAAAAGGTCAGCCAATTTACCGGTTAGAAGCACAGTTTTAAGCTAGTTGATTTTGACAAGGGGGAAAAGGGATGCAGAAATTTCAATTTCACGAAATGAACTTAACCTGGCTTGATGGGGGAACTACGTTTTTAGACGGTGGTACAATGTTTGGGGTCGTACCAAAAGTTATTTGGTCGAAACGTTACCCGGTCAATGAAAAAAATCAAATCGAATTGCCAACTCACCCAATACTTGTTCAATTTGAAGGACACAATATATTGATCGATAGCGGTCTTGGCGATGGCAAATTGACAGAGCGTCAGTTGCGCAATTTAGGGGTTTCAGAACAGTCTCGTGTAGAAGAAAACTTGTCGGAGCTTGGGTTAAAACCTGAAGACATCGATACGGTCTTAATGACTCATTTACACGGAGATCATGCAGCAGGACTTACAAAATGGCAGGGAGAAGAGTTGGTTTCAACTTTTCCAAATGCCAAAATTTATGTGTCAGCTGTAGAGTGGGATGAAATGCAAAATCCAAATATCCGGTCACGCAATACATACTGGAAAGAAAATTGGGAGCCGATTGTTGATCAGGTTGAAACCTTTGAAGAAGAAAAAACTTTATTCGGTGCAATCACCATGATTCATACAGGCGGTCATTCAAATGGTCACAGTGTTATTAA includes:
- a CDS encoding YtnP family quorum-quenching lactonase; amino-acid sequence: MQKFQFHEMNLTWLDGGTTFLDGGTMFGVVPKVIWSKRYPVNEKNQIELPTHPILVQFEGHNILIDSGLGDGKLTERQLRNLGVSEQSRVEENLSELGLKPEDIDTVLMTHLHGDHAAGLTKWQGEELVSTFPNAKIYVSAVEWDEMQNPNIRSRNTYWKENWEPIVDQVETFEEEKTLFGAITMIHTGGHSNGHSVIKMTSGNETILHMGDIMPTHAHQNPLWVLAFDDYPMDSIYAKEKLMKQALESGYYFSFYHDAYYRILKWSADGKEIVESLVRKEKKV